ataattatataatcgtACAACATAGAGTTAAAAGATTTTGAATGTAAATTATATAAAGAGAATGacgtgattttttttttatagattttaaattcaaactaaatttaaattagttcaactattgaattttaaatatcggatagtttatatattaaaaaattttaccttTTACTTAGTTTTGTAGATAGACAaagcattattttttttttatcaagtaatgtcatagaattaaaattttttattagtctAATTCTTattataaactttcataaataaCCATGAAAATGCAACTATGaacttacaaaataaaatttataaaaaaattattaaggaAATTCCAAAAGCAATAGCCTAGCAATCCAatgaaaatcaaataattaatagattttctcatcaaaaatatttttattggatGAGAACTATTGTTCTTCTCCACATGATCATAAATACTAATCTTTTTGTTTTGGGCTATTTAtagaatttcataaaaaattatattttaattacaaatactcacaataaaattttcattcaaACTCTTACAAATTTACAAGTTATTGCaaattgtaataatttttttaatatttaaatgtatttgATGACCGTCAAACTTTCTACACTTAGAGTAAGGCCGgaccttaaaaaaaaattcagatttaAGGCCCATTAGGCCTTTCTCAAAGCAAACCGGCCTCACGCCATAAATTTTAGCCCCGTGACGAGAATCAAACCGGGCAGGTCACATGTGCAGACCCATCTGAAGAAAGTCTAGTCCAGTGCTATGACAAGAGATAGGAGAACAAATCAAGTCACCTTACAGCCCTGCCCGCATGCGCGTTAGGGAGAATTAAATAGCCGTTTGGCGTACAGAGAGACTCTAATATATCTGTAGCAAATGAGCAGTTAGACGtaactagcagacaaaagaaaattaaattaaagggaATTAACGTCTTATTCTCcctctaaatttattttctagatTTCAAAATATCgctgtttaattaatttttgttataatttaaaaaatttaaaaaaaaaaaactaatataatgaatttgtatttttttaaaaaaattagatctTTCTGATTGTTTCTACTCATTATATGtactcaatttttatattattttatattaatttttatatattttattatctttaattttaaaatatttctatttttcttaattataatgTATTATTCTCTTTGTTTCAATAAAGATAtagttccttttttttcttcttaaattACGTGAAAATAACTATAACCCTCACAATGTGGGACAAAGAGCAATTTCAGCagcaaattaaatttgatatttaatttttgtttatcATATTATTCTCCCCTTTAATATTTAACAAACAAAGCATTGTAaactaaaagaataaaatacttttattttatttaatactatTAATATTAAGACAAAGTTGGCCAAATAAGCATAAACATTTAACAAGATATTTTATATACaattataaatgtatttattatactaatttattaattaaataaaattttgtagattatatataatttaccaTGATCTTTGCAACGAAATCAAcactaattcttaaaatttttactattttcatTGAAAATTTAACTTCATTTACCAATTATTTCATaactttatttaataattaatgagtATCAAACagagtaaatatatatatatatatatatatagtaataaTAAGATTATCaactaaaactaaaaaataaattataataaatatgttaGAAAAATGTAGCTAAAGTATAACAATACTCACTATTacaaaaataagtttaaattaacgatcgtaaattattatattttatattttaattataccaTAGGTCGATAATAACAGTTTGAAAATTACTATACATCTGCTTTTGATTGTATTTAGGAGATGTCTATGCTTTTTTTTTACTCATTCGTTCTGCTAGAAAATGTATGGACAAATAAGTTGATGCTCAATTTCCTTGCGAGAACAGAAAGAATTAAAAAGCATCACTAGTAAATTCTCCTCCATTATTTGTTCTTATAGTGCAACAGTCTCCTACTTGACTTTAACATGTTGCAGAAATTGGTCAAAAAGACTCGAAACTTGTTTCTTGGATCCAAACTGCTCAGCTATGATCATCTACTAAGGACCCATACATCTAGGTGTAGCAGTTCAAATGGTTTAAAGGTATGAAATGTAAGCAACGATAAATAATGATCTATGGTGGAAGGAAGAAAAGCATTACAATTTTAATAGCAATAAAACTCTAGAACTTTACACatatttgcattttaatattgaattttttattttgatactacaattcaaaatttcaattttaaataaattctatgaaaaaagaattgaagaaaGTGTAGTTTTATACATGCGACGGCCATGTGATATTTCTTTAGGCAAAGTGTacaaaagtattttttattatttttcaatttttttaatttaatttatattaaaataatatatgcgATATCATAATATTATCATATagcaataatttttaataatttttaaaaattataagaaatattGATATATATGAAAATCATATTACAAAATACTAATTTAACATTACAGATccagaaattaaaataaatttcaaataataatttttatattttttctttttaattatcaattatatttCACTTATCACATCATTTTTTATGATTAGAATATTATCACTATTTACTAATATCATGATACTGTATATGCtaatttaatacaaattaaattatagattctgaaatgaaaataaataaaattataagtttttttatatatataatttaagtgAAAATAATTGAAACTgaaaggtatttttttttttttagagtaGGGTTAAGATATCGTGTCAACATTGTTTACAAGATAAACATAATAAGAAGGGTGGTCGCAATaacgaaaatattaaaaacatgtTAGTCTGGATCATCATATatacaaaattatatttttaaaatttttttttaaattaaataatatttttttttaaaatttaaattttaattagactgtatctaaaattttcaataacttTAAGAATATAATAACAACAATATTAAAAACTCACCATTGTGTTATTGAAAACAGTCCCACCACATGACTTACTGCTTAGGACGgctcatctttttttttttctttttttttttttttttctgagacATGAAGGAAATTATCCTTTATCGTAAAGCTCTTATGAATCCAAGAAAAGGGGCATAATCTTTGCTGAAATTAGAACAAACTATTTCAGCTATAAAATCCAAATTTAACTATCGTGTAGTTTTTATAGAATTTCAAGAgttcccatggttgatttttgttttttttatacaaaatagAAGTTTTATCTGTTTGGCTTCTAAGAAATAATCAAGAAAATCTTGAGAGAGGAAGAGAAaacaaaataagagaaaatcaacgaacaaaaagaaaaagcataTCATTGGATGGTAGCAATTAAATGAAATCAACTTCATTTATTCGAATGGGCTCCAGGATCTGGAGAATTAATCTCAAGTTACAATAAAATCAAAAAGCAAGAAATTTATCTTCAAAATGGCATCCTACAAAATAACCTGAACTTAAAGAACGTAAACAattaatattgtaaaaaaaaagcTTAGAGGAAGTAGCCAGCAACAGCTGCAACTCCAACAATAGCAGAAACTTGAAGGGTGGTGGCTTCACTAGCAGGTGCTTCACCTGCAGGGCTCTGATTACTTGATGCTGCACTCCCTAATGGTCCAGCCACAACATCACTAGCAACAGCACCAGGTGCACCTGCTGCACCATCATCTTCATTGCCAATTGCATCAGCGGCAGGTGCAGA
This is a stretch of genomic DNA from Manihot esculenta cultivar AM560-2 chromosome 2, M.esculenta_v8, whole genome shotgun sequence. It encodes these proteins:
- the LOC122723061 gene encoding anther-specific protein BCP1-like, with translation MASKVLIISLLLVALVGVVSAAEPAATTPAAGGAANSSAPAADAIGNEDDGAAGAPGAVASDVVAGPLGSAASSNQSPAGEAPASEATTLQVSAIVGVAAVAGYFL